Proteins co-encoded in one Armatimonadota bacterium genomic window:
- a CDS encoding ABC transporter permease → MREGVTSSEPAVAPGARALPALPRPASLATLVVRGLRRSRSTLVGGAVVLAMVLVALLAPVLAPYDPLEIDVPQRLLGPSRAHPMGTDNVGRDILSRVIYGARVSLLVGSLVVGCAAGAGIVLGLTAGYSNRVDRVLMRILDGLMAFPTTLLAIALMAALGARLSNVIIALAVVFTPRVARVVRGVTLVVRELDYVQAAQALGATDARILARHILPNCLAPVIVQSTFIFAESVLAEAALSFLGVGLPPYIPSWGTIITTGRMFMQTAAWITIFPGLAILVTVLGLNLLGDGLRDLADPRLRGRLG, encoded by the coding sequence ATGCGTGAAGGCGTGACGTCGTCGGAGCCGGCGGTCGCCCCGGGTGCCCGGGCGCTCCCGGCCCTGCCCCGCCCGGCATCGCTGGCCACCCTCGTGGTCCGCGGCCTGCGACGGAGCCGGTCGACGCTGGTGGGGGGCGCGGTCGTCCTGGCCATGGTGCTGGTGGCCCTGCTGGCGCCCGTGCTCGCGCCCTACGATCCGCTGGAGATCGACGTGCCGCAGCGGCTGCTGGGGCCCAGCCGGGCCCACCCCATGGGCACCGACAACGTCGGGCGCGACATCCTCAGCCGGGTGATCTACGGCGCGCGCGTCTCGCTGCTGGTCGGCAGCCTGGTGGTGGGGTGCGCTGCCGGCGCGGGCATCGTCCTGGGCCTGACCGCGGGGTACTCCAACCGCGTCGACCGGGTACTGATGCGCATCCTCGACGGGCTGATGGCCTTCCCCACCACCCTGCTGGCCATCGCGCTGATGGCAGCGCTGGGGGCCCGCCTGTCCAACGTCATCATCGCCCTGGCCGTGGTCTTCACCCCGCGGGTGGCGCGCGTGGTGCGCGGCGTGACTTTGGTGGTGCGCGAGCTCGACTACGTGCAGGCCGCCCAGGCCCTGGGCGCCACCGACGCCCGCATCCTGGCCCGCCACATCCTCCCCAACTGCCTGGCGCCGGTGATCGTGCAGAGCACGTTCATCTTCGCCGAGTCGGTGCTGGCCGAGGCCGCGCTGTCGTTCCTGGGGGTGGGGCTGCCGCCCTACATCCCGTCGTGGGGCACCATCATCACCACCGGGCGCATGTTCATGCAGACCGCGGCGTGGATCACGATCTTCCCCGGCCTGGCCATCCTGGTGACGGTGCTCGGGCTGAACCTGCTGGGCGACGGCCTGCGCGACCTGGCCGACCCGCGGCTCCGGGGACGGTTGGGCTAA
- a CDS encoding ABC transporter permease: MLGYVVRRLLALVPVLLIVATVGFFLIYLTPGDPAAVMLGPDATQEDLANLRQLMGLDRPLLVQLARWYSRTLRGDLGYSIFLQRPVLQAIVERLEPTLLLTVLSLAIATAIGIPAGVVAAVRRNSWIDQASMGVALFGVSMPNFWLGLNLILIFSVWLGLLPVAGYVPVEQSLAGALRSLVLPAVTLGFSGSALIARMTRSSMLEVLGQDFIRTARAKGNAERRVVFRHALRNAMIPTVTVIGLAMGGLLAGAIVTETVFALPGVGRLVISSVLRRDYPVIQGVLMFIAAIYVLVNLLIDVLYVYLDPRVKYA, from the coding sequence ATGCTCGGGTACGTCGTCCGCCGGTTGCTGGCCCTGGTGCCCGTGCTGCTCATCGTGGCCACCGTCGGGTTCTTCCTGATCTACCTGACCCCGGGCGATCCGGCAGCCGTGATGCTGGGCCCCGACGCGACCCAGGAGGACCTGGCGAACCTGCGGCAGCTGATGGGCCTGGACCGCCCGCTGCTGGTCCAGCTGGCGCGCTGGTACAGCCGCACGTTGCGCGGCGACCTCGGCTACTCGATCTTCCTGCAACGCCCGGTGCTGCAGGCCATCGTCGAGCGCCTGGAGCCGACGCTGCTGCTGACGGTCCTCTCGCTGGCCATCGCCACCGCCATCGGCATCCCGGCGGGGGTGGTGGCGGCGGTGCGGCGCAACTCGTGGATCGACCAGGCGTCGATGGGCGTGGCGCTGTTCGGGGTCTCGATGCCGAACTTCTGGCTGGGCCTGAACCTCATCCTGATCTTCTCGGTCTGGCTGGGCCTGCTGCCGGTGGCCGGCTACGTGCCCGTCGAGCAGTCCCTGGCAGGGGCGCTGCGCTCGCTGGTGCTCCCGGCGGTCACCCTGGGCTTCTCGGGGTCGGCATTGATCGCCCGCATGACGCGCTCGAGCATGCTCGAGGTCCTGGGCCAGGACTTCATCCGCACCGCGCGGGCCAAGGGCAACGCGGAGCGGCGCGTGGTCTTCCGCCACGCGCTGCGCAACGCCATGATCCCCACCGTCACGGTGATCGGGCTGGCCATGGGCGGGCTGCTGGCCGGCGCCATCGTGACCGAGACCGTGTTCGCCCTGCCGGGCGTGGGCCGGCTGGTCATCTCGTCGGTGCTGCGGCGCGACTACCCCGTGATCCAGGGCGTGCTGATGTTCATCGCGGCGATCTACGTGCTGGTCAACCTCCTGATCGACGTGCTCTACGTCTACCTCGACCCGCGGGTGAAGTATGCGTGA
- a CDS encoding ABC transporter substrate-binding protein, with protein MRGKPTVAVACIALAAALLVAALPAPAQVRRGGILRYAHYAEPPTLDIHWTTAAIVGDITRFIYEGLFTLNSKSEPVPMLVQTWRVSPDRQQYTFELRRGVQFHHGRELTADDVVASLQRWGRVASRGRELFRQVTALTATDRYTVQLRLAEPNALVLPTLAFPGQWAAIYPKEVVDEYGTNVVRRFIGTGPYRLAEHVPDRHIRLERWDRYQPRAEPADGLGGARPANFDAALIMPVPDPAVRIAGVQRGEYDFAHAVPPDEYERLRQDPRVVPFVEPSASWLLGQFNKRQGIMTNKTLRHAVLAALDLEKIMAGAFGPRALWRLDPSLMPKETAFWTDVGKEYYNQKNPQRARQLIAEAGYRGEPIRWLTSPERPTYFDATQIARAQLEAVGLRVELVTTDWATLLTRRTRPELWDIFTTGMLAPLTDPTLILAILPTWPGWYESREVAGLLRLLARHVDPKVRYDFWKRAQKQFYEDAAAIKFGDFFVLHLHRRELKGVVGAPIIDLGTAYLER; from the coding sequence ATGCGTGGAAAGCCCACCGTCGCCGTGGCGTGCATCGCGCTGGCTGCGGCGCTGCTGGTCGCCGCGCTGCCCGCCCCCGCCCAGGTGCGCCGTGGTGGTATCCTGCGCTACGCCCACTACGCCGAACCGCCCACCCTGGATATCCACTGGACCACCGCCGCCATCGTGGGCGACATCACCCGGTTCATCTACGAGGGCCTCTTCACCCTGAACAGCAAGAGCGAGCCGGTCCCGATGCTGGTGCAGACCTGGCGGGTCTCGCCCGACCGGCAGCAGTACACCTTCGAGCTACGCCGGGGCGTCCAGTTTCACCACGGCCGCGAGCTGACCGCCGACGACGTGGTGGCCTCGCTCCAGCGCTGGGGCCGCGTCGCGTCCCGGGGCCGTGAGCTGTTCCGCCAGGTGACGGCCCTGACCGCGACCGACCGGTACACGGTGCAGCTACGGCTCGCCGAGCCCAACGCCCTGGTGCTCCCCACGCTGGCGTTCCCGGGCCAGTGGGCGGCGATCTACCCCAAGGAGGTCGTGGACGAGTACGGGACCAACGTGGTGCGCAGGTTCATCGGCACGGGGCCCTACCGTCTGGCCGAGCACGTCCCCGACCGCCACATCCGCCTGGAGCGCTGGGACCGCTACCAGCCCCGGGCCGAGCCCGCCGACGGGCTGGGCGGTGCCCGCCCGGCCAACTTCGACGCGGCGCTGATCATGCCCGTCCCCGACCCGGCGGTGCGCATCGCCGGCGTGCAGCGGGGCGAGTACGACTTCGCCCACGCCGTCCCGCCCGACGAGTACGAGCGCCTGCGGCAGGATCCCCGCGTGGTCCCCTTCGTGGAACCGTCGGCCTCGTGGCTGCTCGGCCAGTTCAACAAGCGCCAGGGCATCATGACCAACAAGACGCTCCGTCACGCCGTGCTGGCGGCGCTGGACCTCGAGAAGATCATGGCCGGTGCCTTCGGCCCGCGGGCGCTGTGGCGGCTCGACCCCAGCCTGATGCCCAAGGAGACGGCGTTCTGGACCGATGTCGGCAAGGAGTACTACAACCAGAAGAACCCTCAGCGGGCGCGCCAGCTCATCGCCGAGGCAGGCTACCGCGGCGAGCCGATCCGCTGGCTGACGTCGCCCGAACGGCCGACCTACTTCGACGCGACCCAGATCGCCAGGGCGCAGCTGGAGGCCGTGGGCCTGCGCGTCGAGCTCGTGACCACCGACTGGGCTACGCTGCTGACCCGCCGGACGCGGCCCGAGCTGTGGGACATCTTCACCACCGGCATGCTGGCGCCGCTGACGGATCCCACGCTCATCCTGGCCATCCTGCCCACCTGGCCGGGGTGGTACGAGAGCCGTGAGGTGGCGGGCCTGCTGCGGCTGCTGGCCCGACACGTCGACCCCAAGGTGCGTTACGACTTCTGGAAGCGCGCGCAGAAGCAGTTCTACGAGGACGCGGCGGCCATCAAGTTCGGCGACTTCTTCGTGCTGCACCTGCACCGCCGCGAGCTCAAGGGCGTGGTGGGGGCGCCGATCATCGACCTGGGCACCGCCTACCTGGAACGGTAG